A genomic window from Candidatus Omnitrophota bacterium includes:
- a CDS encoding biotin transporter BioY, producing MESILKKEIITNKIICKTLGVLFFVILTALGAFVRIPLPFTPVPVTLQTLFVLLSGAFLGSSLGFTSQISYLFLGVLGFPVFTLAGSSLLYFLGPTGGYILGFILASYMVGRLLKKPGNITKTLMVFSFCSICILLCGSLWIKYLLGVSFAKALYLGFAPFIIGDLCKACIAALIYSGLKGRVGA from the coding sequence ATGGAAAGTATCTTAAAGAAAGAAATTATTACTAATAAAATAATTTGTAAGACGTTGGGGGTTTTGTTTTTTGTGATTTTGACTGCTCTTGGTGCTTTTGTGCGCATACCTTTGCCTTTTACTCCTGTCCCTGTAACTTTACAGACATTGTTTGTATTATTAAGCGGTGCTTTTTTAGGAAGCTCACTTGGTTTTACCTCTCAAATAAGTTATCTCTTTTTGGGTGTTTTGGGTTTTCCTGTATTTACTCTGGCAGGAAGCAGCCTGCTTTATTTTCTTGGTCCGACCGGAGGGTATATTTTGGGTTTTATTCTAGCTAGTTACATGGTAGGAAGGTTGCTAAAGAAGCCTGGGAATATTACTAAAACTTTAATGGTATTTTCTTTCTGCAGTATTTGTATTTTGCTATGCGGTAGCCTTTGGATCAAATATTTATTAGGGGTTAGCTTTGCAAAAGCTCTTTATCTGGGTTTCGCTCCTTTTATTATCGGGGATTTATGCAAAGCTTGTATTGCCGCTCTTATTTATTCCGGTTTAAAGGGCCGTGTTGGTGCTTAA
- the carB gene encoding carbamoyl-phosphate synthase large subunit, translated as MPKRKDIKTILIIGSGPIVIGQACEFDYSGSQACKVLREDGYRVVLVNSNPATIMTDPELADRTYIEPLTVEVLEKIIAKERPDALLPTLGGQTALNLTVELAEKEILKKYKVETIGANIKAIKKGEDRLLFKEAMQKIGLDLPKSDKAYNLKQAVKVAKKIGFPLIIRPSFTLGGTGGSIAYSLNEFKDLARRGLESSMISEILIEESAIGWKEFELEVMRDLKDNVVVICSIENLDPMGIHTGDSITVAPIQTLTDREYQKMRDAAIACIREIGVETGGSNVQFAVHPKTGRMVIIEMNPRVSRSSALASKATGFPIAKIAAKLAVGYTLDEISNDITKETPACFEPAIDYCVVKIPRFTFEKFPEAKDILGVSMKSVGETMAIGRTFKEALQKGLRGLEIGHSGLDTKLKYMEISDKKINHRLKEANASRIFYIKYALQKGYSAKKINSLTKIDPWFIENIKQVVDLENSLIKEYSKDRKLSLESLRKAKEFGFSDRQIAGFTHSDEIAVRNLRKRSNINATFKLVDTCAAEFIAHTPYYYSTYEEQDEVEVTKKKKIMILGGGPNRIGQGIEFDYCCCHASFALKELGYETIMVNSNPETVSTDYDTSDKLYFEPLTFEDVMNIIDKEKPDGVIVQLGGQTPLNLARQLEKAGAKIIGTSVGSIDRAENRDKFAKVLNKLKISQPENGSAISKQEIIETANRIGFPVLVRPSYVLGGRAMKIVYDAKTLLGFIKEAQEASAGHPVLIDKFLEDAVEVDVDAISDGKATIIGGIMEHIEEAGVHSGDSACVIPAHTLGDEIIEEIRKDTYALAKELGVRGLINIQFAIKGEQVYVLEVNPRASRTIPFVSKATGVPLAKLAAKVMAGKTLKQLGLTSEKKVEHISVKESVLPFSRFSGVDILLGPEMKSTGEVMGIDSSFGRAFYKSQLAANQNLPLKGKIFISVKNSDKRGIVFIAKKLSDMNFELIATRGTYKALTSNNIRVQLVGKINEGDRHILELIKKGDLKLVINTPSGQRGQSDMKPIRSLAVTYGVPCITTIQGAQAAVNGIEAILKGSFKVKSIQEYHKR; from the coding sequence ATGCCTAAAAGAAAAGATATTAAAACAATTTTGATTATTGGCTCTGGGCCCATTGTCATAGGGCAAGCCTGTGAATTTGATTATTCCGGAAGCCAGGCCTGCAAAGTATTAAGAGAAGATGGTTACAGGGTAGTTTTGGTAAATTCAAATCCTGCTACAATCATGACTGATCCCGAGCTTGCCGATAGGACATATATTGAACCTTTAACCGTTGAGGTGCTGGAAAAAATCATTGCTAAAGAAAGGCCTGACGCCCTTCTTCCTACATTAGGGGGCCAGACTGCTTTAAACCTTACTGTGGAATTGGCGGAGAAAGAGATTCTGAAAAAATATAAAGTTGAAACTATCGGAGCGAATATCAAGGCGATTAAAAAAGGCGAAGATAGGTTATTGTTTAAAGAAGCAATGCAGAAGATAGGCTTGGATTTACCTAAAAGCGATAAGGCCTATAATTTAAAACAAGCTGTTAAGGTTGCAAAAAAAATAGGTTTTCCTTTAATTATCCGTCCAAGTTTTACCTTAGGGGGGACCGGAGGAAGTATCGCTTATTCATTAAATGAATTTAAAGACTTAGCCCGGCGCGGCCTTGAGTCAAGCATGATTAGTGAGATTTTAATTGAGGAGTCGGCAATCGGCTGGAAAGAATTTGAGTTGGAGGTAATGCGCGACTTAAAAGATAATGTAGTGGTTATTTGTTCTATTGAAAATCTTGACCCGATGGGGATTCATACAGGAGATAGTATTACCGTAGCTCCCATCCAGACCTTAACTGATAGAGAATATCAGAAGATGCGGGATGCGGCAATTGCCTGCATAAGAGAAATCGGCGTTGAGACGGGCGGTTCAAATGTCCAATTTGCCGTTCATCCTAAAACCGGACGGATGGTAATCATTGAAATGAATCCAAGGGTATCTCGGAGTTCGGCATTAGCTTCCAAGGCAACAGGTTTTCCTATTGCTAAAATTGCAGCCAAACTCGCCGTAGGCTATACCTTGGATGAAATATCCAATGATATTACCAAAGAAACACCTGCCTGTTTTGAGCCGGCAATTGATTATTGTGTTGTGAAAATCCCCAGGTTTACCTTTGAAAAATTCCCGGAGGCGAAAGATATTTTAGGCGTGTCCATGAAATCAGTCGGAGAAACCATGGCAATCGGCCGCACATTTAAAGAAGCCCTGCAAAAAGGACTAAGGGGATTAGAAATCGGCCACAGCGGGCTGGATACTAAGTTAAAATATATGGAAATCTCCGATAAAAAAATAAACCACAGGTTAAAAGAAGCGAATGCATCAAGGATCTTTTATATTAAATATGCTTTACAAAAAGGTTATAGCGCCAAAAAAATAAATTCTCTTACCAAGATCGATCCTTGGTTTATTGAGAATATCAAACAGGTTGTTGATTTAGAGAATTCCTTGATAAAAGAATATTCTAAGGATAGAAAATTAAGTTTGGAATCATTACGTAAAGCAAAAGAGTTTGGTTTCAGCGACCGGCAGATTGCTGGGTTTACACATAGCGATGAAATTGCCGTGAGGAATTTACGTAAGAGAAGTAACATTAATGCTACTTTTAAATTAGTAGATACTTGTGCGGCAGAGTTTATTGCCCATACGCCGTATTACTATTCAACATACGAAGAGCAGGATGAGGTAGAGGTTACCAAAAAGAAGAAAATTATGATTTTAGGAGGCGGCCCAAATCGGATCGGCCAGGGTATTGAATTTGATTATTGTTGTTGTCATGCCTCCTTTGCCCTTAAAGAACTGGGTTATGAGACGATTATGGTAAATTCTAATCCAGAAACCGTTTCTACGGATTATGATACTTCGGATAAACTTTATTTTGAGCCGCTTACTTTTGAAGATGTGATGAATATCATTGATAAAGAAAAACCCGACGGGGTGATTGTGCAATTAGGCGGGCAGACCCCTTTAAACTTAGCCAGGCAGCTGGAAAAAGCAGGCGCAAAGATTATTGGGACTAGCGTTGGTTCCATTGACCGGGCGGAAAATAGGGATAAGTTTGCTAAAGTCCTTAATAAATTAAAGATTAGCCAGCCGGAAAATGGCTCAGCAATTTCAAAACAAGAAATAATAGAGACTGCTAATAGAATCGGCTTTCCAGTATTAGTCAGGCCTTCCTATGTTTTAGGCGGCCGGGCAATGAAGATAGTATATGATGCAAAAACTCTCTTAGGTTTTATCAAAGAAGCCCAAGAAGCATCGGCAGGGCATCCAGTTTTAATAGATAAGTTTTTAGAGGATGCGGTCGAAGTAGATGTGGATGCAATCTCCGATGGGAAGGCTACGATTATCGGCGGAATTATGGAGCATATTGAAGAGGCAGGGGTGCATTCAGGGGACTCAGCATGCGTTATCCCCGCCCATACTTTGGGAGATGAGATTATTGAGGAGATTAGAAAAGATACTTATGCTTTAGCAAAAGAATTGGGAGTCAGGGGTTTAATAAATATCCAATTTGCCATTAAGGGCGAGCAGGTCTATGTATTAGAGGTAAATCCTCGTGCCTCAAGGACTATCCCTTTTGTGAGTAAAGCCACGGGTGTGCCATTAGCTAAATTAGCGGCTAAAGTAATGGCAGGTAAGACTCTTAAGCAGTTAGGTTTAACTTCAGAGAAGAAAGTTGAGCATATTTCAGTCAAAGAGTCGGTTTTGCCATTTTCGCGTTTTTCCGGGGTGGATATATTATTGGGCCCGGAGATGAAGTCAACCGGAGAGGTAATGGGGATAGATTCTTCTTTTGGCAGGGCTTTTTATAAATCTCAGCTTGCTGCAAATCAAAATCTCCCCTTAAAAGGAAAGATTTTTATCAGTGTCAAGAATAGCGATAAGAGAGGTATTGTCTTTATCGCCAAGAAACTCTCGGATATGAATTTTGAGCTTATTGCTACGAGGGGTACATACAAGGCGCTAACTTCCAATAATATTAGAGTGCAGCTCGTTGGTAAAATTAACGAAGGCGATAGGCATATATTAGAGTTGATCAAAAAAGGAGATTTAAAATTAGTAATTAATACTCCATCAGGCCAGCGCGGCCAATCGGATATGAAGCCTATCAGAAGTTTAGCAGTTACTTATGGCGTGCCTTGCATTACTACAATCCAAGGGGCGCAGGCAGCTGTGAATGGTATAGAGGCTATATTAAAAGGCAGCTTCAAGGTAAAGTCTATTCAAGAATATCATAAAAGATAA
- a CDS encoding CTP synthase: protein MSKYIFVTGGVISSLGKGIASASIGKILESRGLKIAIMKLDPYINVDPGTMNPYQHGEVYVTEDGAETDLDLGHYERFTNAQTSKFNNITTGQIYNWVISKERRGDYLGKTIQVIPQITDAIKERIKECSGVSKADIVIVEVGGTVGDIESLPFLEAARQFRLDMGYDNVLYIHLTLVPYIEAAGEVKTKPTQHSVGTLREIGIIPDILICRTEKPLSESVKEKISLFCNVKKEAVIESPDMESIYQIPLVFKKQILDEIILSHFKLICKFSDLKEWEGGVVNRVLTPKNKVTIAVVGKYIELQDAYKSIYEALIHAGIHNDTKVEIKRIDSESLEKSEIGKIMHGVSGILVPGGFGYRGIEGKIKAIKFARQNKIPFLGICLGMQCAVIEFARNVCNLSGANSTEFKKTKYPVISLLAEQEDIEDLGGTMRLGAYPCKIKKNSLVFKAYGRMLIQERHRHRYEFNNKYRKAFESKGMVFSGVYPKKNLVEIVEVKGHPYFIAVQFHPEFKSKPDKAHPLFRDFIKAALNKL, encoded by the coding sequence ATGTCTAAATATATTTTTGTAACCGGCGGAGTTATCTCAAGCTTAGGTAAAGGCATTGCTTCTGCTTCAATAGGGAAAATTCTGGAAAGCCGCGGCCTAAAGATAGCAATCATGAAACTTGATCCCTATATTAATGTTGATCCCGGGACAATGAATCCTTATCAGCATGGAGAAGTTTATGTAACTGAGGATGGGGCAGAGACAGATTTGGACCTTGGGCATTACGAACGTTTTACCAATGCCCAGACTTCTAAATTTAATAATATTACTACAGGGCAAATTTATAATTGGGTGATTTCCAAAGAAAGAAGAGGGGATTATTTAGGTAAGACTATTCAGGTTATACCGCAGATTACCGATGCAATTAAGGAAAGGATTAAGGAATGCTCAGGAGTTTCCAAGGCTGATATTGTGATTGTTGAGGTGGGCGGAACAGTAGGCGATATTGAAAGCCTGCCATTTTTAGAGGCAGCACGGCAATTCAGGTTAGATATGGGGTATGACAATGTGCTATATATTCATCTGACTCTTGTGCCATATATAGAAGCAGCCGGCGAGGTAAAAACAAAACCCACCCAGCATAGCGTAGGCACCTTGCGTGAGATAGGTATTATTCCAGATATATTAATCTGCCGCACAGAAAAGCCGTTATCCGAGAGCGTTAAGGAAAAGATTTCTTTATTTTGCAATGTGAAGAAAGAAGCGGTTATTGAATCTCCTGACATGGAGTCAATCTATCAGATTCCTTTGGTATTTAAGAAACAGATTCTAGATGAGATAATCTTAAGCCATTTTAAATTGATTTGCAAATTCTCAGATTTAAAGGAGTGGGAAGGGGGCGTAGTAAACAGGGTGCTTACTCCCAAGAACAAGGTTACTATTGCCGTCGTGGGAAAATATATTGAGTTGCAAGATGCCTATAAGTCAATATACGAAGCGCTTATTCATGCCGGAATTCATAATGATACGAAAGTAGAGATAAAAAGAATTGATTCCGAGAGCCTTGAGAAATCGGAGATAGGGAAGATAATGCATGGAGTTTCCGGGATTCTTGTCCCCGGAGGATTTGGTTATCGTGGGATTGAGGGTAAGATTAAAGCGATTAAGTTTGCGCGCCAGAATAAAATTCCCTTTTTAGGTATTTGTTTAGGGATGCAATGTGCAGTAATTGAGTTTGCAAGGAATGTGTGTAATTTAAGCGGGGCAAATTCCACTGAATTTAAGAAGACAAAATATCCGGTAATTAGTTTGCTGGCAGAGCAGGAGGATATTGAAGATTTAGGCGGGACTATGCGTTTAGGCGCGTATCCCTGTAAAATTAAAAAAAATTCACTTGTTTTCAAAGCTTATGGTAGAATGCTCATCCAAGAGCGCCACCGCCACCGCTATGAATTTAATAATAAATACCGTAAAGCCTTTGAGAGTAAAGGCATGGTTTTCTCAGGAGTATACCCTAAGAAGAATTTGGTAGAGATAGTTGAGGTTAAGGGGCATCCTTATTTTATTGCAGTGCAGTTTCATCCGGAGTTCAAATCTAAGCCGGATAAGGCGCATCCTTTATTTAGGGATTTTATTAAGGCAGCATTAAATAAACTATAA
- the carA gene encoding glutamine-hydrolyzing carbamoyl-phosphate synthase small subunit translates to MEIILALEDGRIFRGKSFGSTGERYGEVVFNTSMTGYQEIITDPSYKGQIVAMTYPLIGNYGVNKEDIESRKPFLEGFVVKECSKIASNWRSSQSLPDYLKENNILGIEGIDTRALTLHIRKAGAMKAVLSTIDLDEKSLIKKAKNSPGLVGIDLVQKVAVEKKYIWRGVKQGRYKVVVLDCGLKYNSLRELSKHNCQVIVLPAKASAEEILSLKPDGLLLSNGPGDPAAVEYVIKTTRKLIGKLPIFGICLGHQMLGLALGGKTYKLKFGHHGANHPVKDLKTGKVSITVQNHGFCVDIDSLDKREVEITHINLNDQTLEGMRLKKFPVFSVQFHPEAAAGPHDAEYLFGNFIALMEKHA, encoded by the coding sequence ATGGAAATAATACTCGCATTAGAAGACGGGAGAATTTTTAGAGGCAAGTCCTTTGGCTCAACCGGTGAAAGATATGGGGAGGTGGTATTTAATACCAGCATGACCGGTTATCAGGAGATTATTACCGATCCATCTTATAAGGGGCAGATTGTGGCAATGACTTATCCTCTTATAGGTAATTATGGCGTTAACAAAGAAGATATTGAGTCGCGTAAGCCATTCTTGGAAGGTTTTGTGGTCAAAGAGTGCAGTAAAATTGCAAGTAATTGGCGTAGCAGCCAGTCTTTGCCCGATTACCTTAAAGAAAATAATATTTTAGGGATTGAAGGCATAGATACGCGTGCGCTTACTTTACATATTAGAAAAGCCGGGGCGATGAAAGCAGTGCTTTCAACCATAGATTTGGATGAGAAGAGTTTAATTAAGAAAGCTAAGAATTCCCCGGGGTTAGTAGGTATTGATTTAGTGCAGAAGGTAGCAGTAGAAAAAAAATATATCTGGCGGGGTGTTAAACAGGGAAGATACAAAGTCGTAGTGCTTGATTGCGGTTTAAAATATAACAGCTTACGGGAATTATCTAAACATAATTGCCAGGTTATTGTTTTACCGGCAAAGGCATCTGCTGAAGAAATCTTAAGCCTTAAGCCCGATGGGTTGCTTTTATCAAATGGCCCGGGAGACCCGGCTGCAGTTGAATATGTTATTAAAACCACGCGCAAGCTAATCGGGAAATTGCCGATTTTCGGTATTTGCTTGGGGCATCAGATGCTCGGGCTTGCGTTAGGCGGCAAGACTTATAAGCTCAAATTCGGCCATCACGGCGCAAATCATCCGGTTAAAGACTTAAAAACCGGGAAGGTTTCTATCACGGTGCAAAATCACGGATTTTGTGTAGATATAGATTCATTGGATAAAAGAGAAGTAGAGATTACCCATATAAATTTGAATGACCAGACTTTAGAGGGAATGCGGCTTAAAAAATTTCCGGTATTTTCCGTGCAGTTCCACCCGGAAGCTGCTGCCGGTCCGCATGACGCAGAATATTTATTTGGTAACTTTATCGCTTTAATGGAGAAACATGCCTAA